From Chryseobacterium sp. IHB B 17019, one genomic window encodes:
- the smpB gene encoding SsrA-binding protein SmpB: MKIEKTVNILNRRARFEYEILEEFEAGMVLTGTEIKSLRSSKASIAESFCQFIDGELYIINMMIDEYKLGTFYNHKAKRERKLLLHKKELQKLEKKLKDAGNTIIPLKLYINDRGKAKVLIALARGKKLFDKRESIKDRENKRNLDRILKKS; this comes from the coding sequence ATGAAGATTGAAAAGACAGTTAATATATTAAATAGAAGAGCTAGATTTGAATACGAAATTCTCGAAGAATTTGAGGCGGGAATGGTTTTAACGGGGACAGAAATAAAATCTTTGCGTTCTTCGAAAGCGTCTATCGCAGAATCGTTCTGCCAGTTTATTGATGGGGAATTGTATATCATTAATATGATGATTGATGAGTACAAATTAGGCACTTTTTACAATCACAAGGCAAAAAGGGAACGGAAATTGCTGTTGCACAAAAAAGAATTGCAAAAGCTCGAAAAAAAGCTAAAGGATGCAGGGAACACTATAATTCCCTTAAAACTATATATCAACGACAGGGGAAAAGCGAAGGTTTTGATTGCCTTAGCCAGAGGGAAAAAGCTTTTTGATAAGAGGGAGAGCATAAAAGATAGAGAAAATAAACGTAACCTGGACAGAATATTAAAGAAAAGTTAA
- the recJ gene encoding single-stranded-DNA-specific exonuclease RecJ: MSQKWIYKPEPDEEIVDGLSSSLGFGTFESKLLVLRGIDNYQKAREFFKPNVSDIHNPFLMADMQKAVERIATAIENGEKILVYGDYDVDGTTAVALMYLYLSKIVQKKYLDYYIPDRNSEGYGISTEGIDFAKENGFSLIIALDCGIKALDMISYAQNLGIDFIICDHHLPGDEIPNAVAVLDPKRIDCRYPFKELSGCGVGFKLCQGLNTIYKLPEAELFELTDLLAISIAADIVSMTGENRVLAKMGLKVLRKTRNLGLRLLIPDDKLSHFEISNIVFEIAPKINAAGRISHGRAAVELMVSDNLKHAHQIVSDIMDLNDERRELDMNSTLSALNQVIESQQETKYTTIVYHPEWNKGVIGIVASRLIETYYKPTLVFTDGNNGEMVASARSVSDFDVHEALDMCSEYFLKFGGHHAAAGLSMEKDKFDAFKEKFERVVSEKIQEHQKEPCITIDSVIQVDEINREFINFHRKLAPFGPHNMKPILALTNQKISGYIKTMGKDNNHLKFYIKQESTGRNIECVGFKLGQHADDFRNKSFDLAFTLEENHWKGNVTHYLNIKDVKFRD, encoded by the coding sequence ATGAGTCAAAAATGGATTTATAAGCCCGAACCTGATGAGGAAATTGTGGATGGATTAAGTTCGTCACTTGGTTTTGGAACTTTCGAATCTAAACTCCTCGTTCTTAGAGGAATTGACAATTATCAGAAGGCAAGAGAGTTTTTCAAACCAAACGTTAGCGACATCCACAACCCCTTCCTGATGGCGGATATGCAGAAAGCCGTAGAGCGAATTGCCACAGCCATCGAAAACGGAGAAAAAATACTTGTTTACGGTGATTATGATGTAGACGGAACCACCGCTGTTGCCCTGATGTACCTTTACCTCAGCAAAATTGTTCAGAAAAAATATTTAGATTATTATATTCCAGACAGAAACTCTGAAGGATACGGTATTTCTACCGAAGGGATAGATTTTGCCAAAGAAAATGGCTTTTCCCTAATCATTGCTCTGGACTGCGGGATCAAGGCTTTGGATATGATAAGCTATGCACAAAATTTAGGCATTGATTTTATCATTTGTGATCACCATTTACCCGGAGATGAAATTCCAAACGCTGTTGCAGTTCTGGATCCAAAAAGAATTGACTGCCGTTATCCATTCAAGGAACTTTCCGGATGTGGCGTTGGTTTTAAGCTTTGCCAGGGTTTAAATACAATTTATAAACTTCCCGAAGCGGAATTATTTGAATTAACAGACCTTCTCGCCATTTCCATTGCTGCAGATATCGTTTCTATGACGGGCGAAAATAGGGTTTTGGCTAAAATGGGACTGAAAGTGTTACGAAAAACAAGAAATTTAGGATTAAGATTATTAATTCCTGATGATAAGCTTTCTCACTTCGAAATCTCAAACATCGTTTTTGAAATTGCCCCGAAAATCAATGCTGCAGGAAGAATTTCACACGGAAGAGCAGCTGTTGAATTAATGGTTTCGGATAATCTCAAACACGCTCATCAGATTGTAAGCGACATTATGGATCTTAATGATGAAAGAAGAGAACTGGATATGAATTCTACCCTTTCAGCATTAAACCAAGTCATTGAATCTCAACAGGAAACAAAATATACCACCATTGTTTACCACCCGGAATGGAACAAAGGCGTAATCGGGATTGTGGCTTCAAGATTAATTGAAACCTATTACAAACCTACCCTTGTTTTTACCGACGGAAATAATGGTGAAATGGTAGCTTCGGCAAGATCCGTTTCAGATTTTGATGTGCATGAGGCATTAGATATGTGCTCGGAATATTTCTTAAAATTTGGAGGGCATCATGCAGCGGCGGGACTTTCCATGGAGAAGGACAAATTTGATGCTTTCAAAGAAAAGTTTGAAAGAGTGGTTTCTGAAAAGATCCAGGAACACCAGAAGGAACCTTGTATTACGATAGATTCTGTGATCCAGGTTGATGAGATCAACAGGGAGTTTATCAATTTCCACAGAAAACTGGCTCCTTTCGGGCCTCATAATATGAAACCGATTTTAGCTTTAACCAATCAAAAGATTTCCGGATATATAAAAACGATGGGTAAAGATAATAATCACCTGAAATTTTATATCAAACAGGAATCTACCGGAAGAAATATAGAATGTGTAGGTTTTAAACTAGGCCAACATGCTGATGATTTTAGAAATAAAAGCTTTGATCTTGCTTTCACACTTGAAGAGAATCACTGGAAAGGCAATGTTACGCATTATCTGAATATCAAGGATGTAAAGTTTAGGGATTAG
- a CDS encoding ABC-F family ATP-binding cassette domain-containing protein: MLTVSNLSLQFGKRVLFDEVNIMFTKGNCYGIIGANGAGKSTFLKILTGKQDPTTGHISLEPGKRMSVLEQDHFAYDNFTVLETVLRGNKRLFEIKEEMDALYAKEDFSDEDGIKAGELGVIYDEMGGWTAESDAQTMLSNVGIKDDMHWQMMGELENKDKVKVLLAQALFGNPDVLILDEPTNDLDIDTISWLEDFLADYENTVIVVSHDRHFLDTVCTHIGDLDYAKLNLYTGNYSFWYQASQLATRQRAQANKKAEEKKKELQDFIARFSSNVAKAKQATARKKMIDKLNIDDIKPSSRRYPAIIFEMEREAGDQILDVKGLEKTKDGELLFSNIDLNLKKGDKVAVLSKNSLAITEFFEILAGNVQADKGTVAWGVTTNQSHMPLDNTNFFQEDISLVDWLRQFTKNDEERHEEFMRGFLGRMLFSGDEALKSCKVLSGGEKMRCMFSRMMLQKANVLLLDEPTNHLDLESITTLNNSLSNFKGNLLLASHDHEMLQTVCNRIIELTPQGIIDREMTYDEYLADKKVKELREKMYS; this comes from the coding sequence ATGTTAACAGTATCTAACTTATCTTTACAATTCGGGAAAAGGGTTCTTTTTGACGAGGTAAACATTATGTTTACGAAAGGAAACTGCTACGGGATCATCGGAGCAAATGGTGCAGGAAAGTCTACATTCCTTAAAATATTAACAGGAAAGCAGGACCCGACTACAGGACACATATCTTTGGAACCTGGAAAAAGGATGTCAGTTCTTGAGCAGGATCACTTTGCATATGATAATTTTACGGTTCTTGAAACCGTTTTAAGAGGAAATAAAAGATTATTCGAGATAAAGGAGGAGATGGATGCGCTTTACGCAAAAGAAGACTTTTCCGACGAAGACGGCATCAAAGCAGGTGAACTTGGAGTAATCTATGATGAAATGGGTGGATGGACTGCAGAATCAGATGCACAGACCATGCTTTCAAACGTTGGTATTAAAGACGATATGCACTGGCAGATGATGGGTGAGCTTGAGAATAAGGACAAAGTAAAAGTTCTATTAGCTCAGGCACTTTTCGGAAACCCTGATGTATTGATTCTGGATGAGCCTACGAATGACCTTGATATTGACACAATTTCTTGGTTGGAAGATTTCCTTGCAGATTACGAAAATACGGTAATTGTTGTATCTCACGACCGTCACTTCTTAGACACGGTTTGTACGCACATCGGTGACTTGGATTATGCTAAACTTAACCTTTATACAGGTAACTACTCTTTCTGGTATCAGGCTTCACAATTGGCTACGAGACAAAGAGCTCAGGCTAACAAGAAAGCGGAAGAAAAGAAGAAAGAGCTGCAGGACTTCATCGCAAGATTTAGTTCAAACGTTGCAAAAGCTAAACAGGCAACTGCAAGAAAGAAAATGATCGATAAATTAAATATCGATGATATTAAACCATCTTCAAGAAGATATCCTGCCATCATTTTCGAAATGGAAAGAGAAGCGGGTGATCAGATTTTGGATGTAAAAGGTCTTGAAAAAACTAAAGACGGAGAATTATTATTCTCAAACATTGATTTAAACCTTAAAAAAGGGGATAAAGTTGCTGTTTTGTCTAAAAATTCATTGGCAATTACAGAATTCTTTGAGATTTTAGCCGGAAATGTTCAAGCAGATAAAGGAACTGTTGCCTGGGGAGTTACTACAAACCAGTCTCACATGCCTTTAGACAATACCAATTTCTTCCAGGAAGATATCAGCTTAGTTGATTGGTTGAGACAATTCACAAAAAATGATGAAGAGCGCCACGAAGAATTCATGAGAGGATTCTTGGGAAGAATGCTTTTCTCAGGAGATGAAGCTTTGAAATCTTGTAAAGTACTTTCTGGTGGTGAAAAAATGAGATGTATGTTCAGCAGAATGATGCTTCAGAAGGCAAACGTTCTTTTATTAGACGAGCCTACCAACCACTTAGACCTTGAAAGTATCACGACTTTGAACAACTCATTGTCTAACTTTAAAGGAAATCTTTTACTGGCATCTCATGACCACGAAATGCTTCAGACAGTCTGTAACAGAATCATCGAACTGACTCCGCAAGGAATCATCGACAGAGAGATGACTTACGATGAATATCTTGCTGATAAAAAAGTAAAGGAATTAAGAGAGAAAATGTACTCTTAA